The Thermodesulfobacteriota bacterium genome includes a region encoding these proteins:
- a CDS encoding TerC family protein, which translates to MFDLSWLNLFGFDSFLPQLLGSAAHGVMEKPPDAIDFGWFGWIAFNWTFFSAVIQIILIDLVLAGDNAVVIAQAVRNLPPKQRKWGIILGAGAAVVLRVICTALVSQMLRIPLLKFVGGLAIFWIAVKLLTQGHEEEHVESASRLMEAIKLIVIADFVMSLDNMLAVGGASGGNIFLLIFGLIVSIPFVVGTSQLLSMLMDKYPVIVTIGAAVLGKVSAELIVTDAWVGGMMKEGVWQPGFISNALFGGQPTPSWFIYTVDVIFIVAVIGLGKYLVKQKKARAEGVAAATLAAQTSKAPKE; encoded by the coding sequence ATGTTTGACCTGAGTTGGCTGAACTTGTTCGGTTTCGACAGTTTCCTTCCCCAGTTGCTGGGTTCGGCTGCGCACGGCGTCATGGAGAAGCCGCCGGATGCGATCGACTTCGGCTGGTTCGGCTGGATCGCCTTCAACTGGACGTTCTTCTCCGCGGTCATACAGATCATCCTGATCGACCTGGTCCTGGCGGGCGACAACGCCGTCGTCATCGCCCAGGCCGTCCGAAACCTTCCTCCCAAACAGAGGAAATGGGGTATCATCCTCGGCGCGGGCGCCGCGGTCGTGCTGCGCGTCATCTGCACCGCCCTGGTTTCGCAGATGCTGCGGATCCCGCTGCTCAAGTTCGTCGGCGGATTGGCGATCTTCTGGATCGCGGTGAAGCTGCTCACGCAGGGGCACGAGGAAGAGCACGTCGAATCGGCGAGCCGCCTGATGGAGGCGATCAAGCTGATCGTCATCGCCGACTTCGTCATGAGCCTCGACAACATGCTGGCGGTCGGCGGCGCGTCGGGAGGCAACATCTTCCTGCTGATCTTCGGCCTGATCGTTTCCATCCCCTTTGTCGTCGGCACCAGCCAGCTCCTCTCGATGCTGATGGACAAGTACCCGGTCATCGTCACCATCGGCGCCGCGGTCCTCGGAAAAGTCTCGGCCGAGCTGATCGTCACGGACGCGTGGGTGGGGGGAATGATGAAGGAGGGCGTTTGGCAGCCGGGGTTCATTTCGAACGCCCTCTTCGGCGGCCAGCCGACCCCTTCCTGGTTCATCTACACCGTTGACGTCATCTTCATCGTCGCCGTCATCGGTCTCGGCAAGTATCTCGTGAAGCAAAAAAAGGCCCGGGCCGAGGGCGTAGCGGCGGCGACCCTGGCGGCCCAGACCAGCAAGGCGCCGAAGGAATAA
- a CDS encoding tripartite tricarboxylate transporter TctB family protein, giving the protein MRKANVWLAVFLLCFGLLILYDAIRLGFRWDPVAGPGPGFLPFYLAIGTVGGSAIVLFKGIKKLKEGPGKPLIPEGGLTPILWVLIPSTVMVMIVPILGLHVAAMVYIIFYMKVVGKIEIYKCLLVGFLFPVALYVVFDRLFLIPLPGGMLGDMIAPLLG; this is encoded by the coding sequence GCGAATGTGTGGCTTGCTGTTTTCCTGCTGTGCTTCGGATTGCTTATTCTCTACGACGCGATACGGTTGGGATTCAGATGGGATCCGGTTGCCGGTCCCGGCCCCGGATTCCTGCCGTTTTACCTGGCGATTGGCACGGTTGGCGGATCGGCCATCGTTCTCTTCAAAGGGATCAAGAAACTGAAGGAAGGCCCAGGTAAGCCGCTGATCCCGGAGGGGGGCCTGACGCCGATTCTGTGGGTCCTGATTCCGTCCACCGTCATGGTCATGATCGTCCCGATCCTCGGGCTTCACGTGGCGGCAATGGTTTACATCATTTTTTACATGAAGGTGGTCGGGAAGATCGAAATATACAAGTGCTTACTCGTGGGCTTTTTGTTCCCTGTCGCCCTGTATGTCGTTTTCGACAGGCTGTTCCTGATTCCGCTGCCCGGGGGGATGCTGGGAGATATGATTGCTCCACTGCTGGGATAA
- the ppdK gene encoding pyruvate, phosphate dikinase, with translation MAKRAKKYVYFFGSGKADGTGTMKELLGGKGAGLANMTRLKIPVPAGFTITTEACNEYFENKKKYPPGMWDQVLENLKKVEAAMGMKFGGAKDPLLLSVRSGSKFSMPGMMDTVLNLGMNETTMKALAAKTGNERFVLDTYRRLITMFGSTVMGIERSLFEKALEEMKANRGAKLDTELLAGDLRELVQTFKGIFAKQTGREFPDDPIQQLKLAVNAVFGSWFSDRATTYRKLNNIPHDLGTACNVQAMVFGNMGESSGTGVGFTRDPSTGQKRFFAEYLSNAQGEDVVAGIRTPLHIDELKKTLPAVYRELEQIYRKLEAHYRDMLDIEFTVQDGKLYMLQTRVGKRTAAASLKIAIDMVQEKLIDKKTAILRIDPEQLERLMHPSFDPKAKVQVIAKGLPASPGAAVGKVVFTAEDAEQWKNRGEKVVLVRTETSPEDIGGMHAAQGILTARGGMTSHAAVVARGMGKCCVAGCTAVHIEESVKVMTIGPHTFREGDIITLNGSTGEVILGEVALVPPDLSGDFNTIMKWADEIRELGVRANADTPEDARMALKFGAEGIGLVRTEHMFFEGDRVKAVREMILADDTEGRRKALAKILPMQREDFIGIFKVMNGLPVTIRLLDPPLHEFLPKTQEEIEEIAQDMGVPVEKLKARNKALHEFNPMLGHRGCRLGVTYPEISEMQVQAIMEAACEVAREKVKAVPEIMIPLIADVRELKVMREMTVRIATEVQKRYKVRVKYDVGTMIEIARAALLAHEIAPEADFYSFGTNDLTQTTWGLSRDDAGRFLPIYVEKGIFEHDPFITLDRKGVGMLMKMAIQSSRKIKKGMKMGICGEQVDPNSIEFCDEIGLTYVSGSPYRLPVARLAAAQATLKKKMKGGVSRASV, from the coding sequence ATGGCTAAGCGCGCGAAAAAGTACGTGTATTTCTTCGGAAGCGGGAAGGCGGACGGGACCGGGACGATGAAGGAGCTGCTGGGCGGCAAGGGGGCGGGGCTCGCCAACATGACGCGCCTGAAGATCCCGGTGCCCGCCGGGTTCACCATCACCACCGAGGCGTGCAACGAATATTTCGAGAACAAAAAGAAGTATCCTCCCGGCATGTGGGACCAGGTCCTCGAAAACCTGAAGAAGGTCGAGGCGGCGATGGGGATGAAGTTCGGCGGCGCGAAGGACCCGCTCCTGCTCTCGGTCCGCTCCGGCTCGAAGTTCTCCATGCCCGGCATGATGGACACCGTCCTGAATCTCGGGATGAACGAGACGACCATGAAGGCGCTTGCCGCGAAGACGGGCAACGAGCGGTTCGTCCTCGACACCTACCGGCGGCTGATCACCATGTTCGGCTCCACCGTCATGGGGATCGAGCGGTCGCTCTTCGAGAAAGCGCTCGAGGAGATGAAGGCGAACCGGGGGGCGAAGCTCGACACGGAGCTTCTGGCCGGCGACCTGCGGGAGCTCGTCCAGACGTTCAAGGGGATCTTCGCGAAGCAGACGGGCAGGGAGTTCCCCGACGACCCGATCCAGCAGCTCAAGCTCGCCGTCAACGCGGTGTTCGGCTCCTGGTTCTCCGACCGCGCGACCACCTACCGGAAGCTCAACAACATCCCGCACGACCTCGGGACGGCGTGCAACGTCCAGGCGATGGTCTTCGGGAACATGGGGGAGAGCTCGGGGACGGGCGTCGGCTTCACCCGCGATCCCTCCACCGGCCAGAAGCGGTTCTTCGCGGAATACCTTTCCAACGCGCAGGGCGAGGACGTCGTGGCGGGGATCCGGACCCCCCTCCACATCGACGAGCTGAAGAAGACGCTGCCCGCGGTCTACAGGGAGCTCGAGCAGATCTACCGGAAGCTCGAGGCCCATTACAGGGACATGCTCGACATCGAGTTCACCGTCCAGGACGGGAAGCTCTACATGTTGCAGACCCGCGTCGGGAAACGGACCGCCGCCGCCTCCCTGAAGATCGCGATCGACATGGTCCAGGAGAAGCTGATCGATAAAAAGACCGCCATCCTGCGGATCGACCCGGAGCAGCTCGAGCGGCTCATGCACCCGTCGTTCGACCCGAAGGCGAAGGTCCAGGTCATCGCCAAGGGGCTTCCGGCCTCCCCTGGCGCCGCGGTCGGGAAGGTCGTGTTCACCGCGGAGGACGCCGAGCAGTGGAAGAACCGCGGGGAGAAAGTCGTACTCGTCCGCACCGAGACCTCGCCGGAGGACATCGGCGGGATGCACGCGGCCCAGGGGATCCTCACCGCCCGGGGCGGGATGACCTCCCACGCGGCCGTGGTGGCGCGGGGTATGGGGAAATGCTGCGTGGCCGGCTGCACCGCGGTCCACATCGAGGAGTCCGTGAAGGTCATGACCATCGGGCCGCACACGTTCCGGGAAGGGGACATCATCACCCTGAACGGCTCGACCGGAGAGGTCATCCTCGGCGAGGTCGCGCTCGTGCCGCCGGACTTGAGCGGCGATTTCAACACCATCATGAAGTGGGCCGACGAGATCCGCGAGCTCGGGGTGCGTGCCAACGCCGACACCCCGGAGGACGCCCGCATGGCGCTGAAGTTCGGGGCGGAGGGGATCGGCCTTGTCCGCACCGAGCACATGTTCTTCGAGGGCGACCGGGTGAAGGCGGTCCGGGAGATGATCCTGGCGGACGACACGGAAGGGCGCAGGAAGGCGCTCGCCAAGATCCTGCCGATGCAGCGCGAGGACTTCATCGGGATCTTCAAGGTCATGAACGGCCTCCCGGTCACCATCCGCCTGCTCGATCCGCCCCTCCATGAATTCCTGCCCAAGACACAGGAGGAGATCGAGGAGATCGCGCAGGACATGGGCGTGCCCGTGGAGAAGCTGAAGGCGCGGAACAAGGCGCTGCACGAGTTCAACCCCATGTTAGGCCACCGCGGCTGCCGCCTCGGCGTCACCTACCCGGAGATCTCCGAGATGCAGGTGCAGGCGATCATGGAGGCCGCCTGCGAGGTGGCCCGGGAGAAGGTCAAGGCCGTCCCCGAGATCATGATCCCGCTCATCGCCGACGTCCGCGAGCTGAAGGTGATGCGCGAGATGACGGTGCGGATCGCCACCGAGGTCCAGAAGCGGTACAAGGTCCGCGTGAAGTACGACGTGGGCACCATGATCGAAATCGCCCGAGCGGCGCTGCTCGCCCACGAGATCGCGCCGGAGGCCGATTTCTACTCCTTCGGCACGAACGACCTGACCCAGACGACGTGGGGTCTTTCCCGGGACGACGCCGGGAGGTTCCTGCCCATCTATGTCGAGAAGGGGATCTTCGAGCACGACCCGTTCATCACCCTCGACCGCAAGGGCGTCGGCATGCTCATGAAGATGGCGATCCAGAGCAGCCGGAAGATCAAGAAGGGGATGAAGATGGGGATCTGCGGGGAGCAGGTGGATCCCAACTCCATCGAGTTCTGCGACGAGATCGGGCTCACCTACGTGAGCGGCTCGCCGTACCGCCTGCCGGTCGCGCGCCTCGCGGCGGCCCAGGCTACGCTCAAGAAGAAGATGAAGGGGGGGGTCTCCAGGGCCTCCGTGTAA
- a CDS encoding NAD(P)-dependent oxidoreductase: protein MTEASNILITGGAGSCGRYLAAWLLERGYSVRVVDKNVEPVRSIKSDRFTVVQGGLEDRDVVKAALEGVDAVIHLAWSFSEDPLEVLEQDLKGHLYLLEEAASRKVRHLIYTSTAVVYGKPRYSPIDEGHPLLVEEARKPLYGIAKAAAEKLCIMYGKAGKVPSTVVRFWWAYGEEIGGKHLREMLKTASAGDTLSVPADSGGSFLHMADLAQGLDRCLCNVKAFERTFNFSTVYVTWEEVAGMVRDVTGSRSAIQCIPREKWTGSAFLADPWELSDSLARDLLGYRPAEAPAAKASLKAAISNCWKAMRNRT from the coding sequence ATGACGGAAGCGTCGAACATCCTGATCACCGGCGGGGCGGGTTCGTGCGGACGATACCTGGCGGCGTGGCTGCTGGAACGGGGCTATTCCGTCCGGGTGGTCGACAAGAACGTGGAGCCCGTCCGGTCGATAAAGAGCGATAGATTCACCGTCGTCCAGGGGGGGCTCGAGGACAGGGATGTCGTGAAGGCGGCCCTCGAAGGGGTGGACGCCGTCATCCACCTGGCCTGGTCCTTTTCCGAGGATCCCCTGGAAGTGCTGGAGCAGGACCTGAAGGGGCATCTCTACCTCCTGGAGGAGGCGGCATCCCGCAAGGTCCGGCACCTTATCTATACGAGCACCGCCGTGGTGTACGGAAAGCCCCGCTATTCCCCGATCGATGAAGGGCATCCCCTCCTCGTCGAAGAGGCGAGGAAGCCGCTTTACGGGATCGCGAAGGCCGCCGCCGAGAAGCTGTGCATCATGTACGGCAAGGCGGGAAAGGTCCCGTCCACCGTAGTCCGCTTCTGGTGGGCGTACGGGGAGGAAATCGGCGGGAAGCATCTGCGGGAAATGCTGAAGACCGCCTCTGCGGGAGACACCCTGTCGGTCCCCGCGGATTCCGGCGGCAGTTTCCTCCACATGGCGGACCTGGCGCAGGGGCTGGACCGCTGTCTCTGCAACGTGAAGGCGTTCGAGCGGACGTTCAACTTCTCCACCGTCTACGTCACCTGGGAGGAGGTCGCGGGGATGGTCCGGGACGTCACAGGCTCCCGCTCCGCGATCCAGTGCATCCCCAGGGAAAAATGGACGGGGAGCGCCTTTCTGGCCGATCCTTGGGAGTTGTCCGATTCCCTTGCGAGGGATCTCCTCGGGTACCGTCCCGCCGAGGCCCCCGCGGCGAAGGCATCACTGAAAGCGGCGATCTCGAACTGCTGGAAAGCGATGCGGAACCGAACGTAA
- a CDS encoding tripartite tricarboxylate transporter permease, whose product MAENMHNLWLGISVAAQPYNFLVAMIGLVLGVIVGVLPGLGGANGVAILIPLTVAMPPIAGIILLASIYWGSLYGGSITSILFNIPGEPWSVAATFDGYPMAHRGEPGRALVLAFVSHFFGAVLGVIMLSFFAPIISEFALRFGPAEIFGVMMLTFSAFVGLGGKDAVKTCVSIFVGFTLACVGMDTVTGQLRLTFGSIDLMGGFNFIVAVIGLFGLGEIFLTVEEGLKIEGKAGRITLKDIANGSLEVFKNYKALVLGMIIGCWMGLKPGGATPASFMAYGFAKQGAKDKDSFGKGAPEGIVAPEAAAHGAGTSAALPMITLGIPGSPTMAVIMGGLMIFGLVPGPMLFKEHADFVWGFIGSCWIGNTLGLFIVMAFAPLFAAILKVRFAIIMPIIVYVCAIGAYAVNNRMIDIYYMIIFGVFGYLFKKLDYPLAPMVLALVLGDMAESALRQALLISGGSPLVLFAPPIALPLMIAAIIIFFWPTISDFLAKRKAKSSVGPG is encoded by the coding sequence GTGGCAGAGAACATGCATAACCTGTGGTTGGGCATCAGCGTCGCGGCACAGCCGTACAACTTCCTGGTCGCAATGATCGGGTTGGTTCTCGGCGTGATCGTCGGCGTTCTCCCCGGCCTTGGCGGTGCGAATGGAGTGGCCATCCTCATCCCGCTCACGGTTGCGATGCCTCCCATAGCGGGGATCATCCTCCTGGCGAGCATCTATTGGGGGTCGCTGTACGGTGGAAGCATCACCTCCATCCTGTTCAACATCCCCGGGGAGCCATGGTCGGTGGCGGCCACGTTCGACGGCTATCCAATGGCCCATAGAGGAGAGCCGGGAAGAGCTCTTGTTCTTGCTTTCGTGTCCCATTTCTTCGGCGCGGTCCTCGGCGTCATCATGCTCAGCTTCTTCGCTCCGATCATCTCGGAATTCGCCCTGCGGTTCGGCCCCGCCGAAATCTTCGGCGTCATGATGCTCACGTTCAGCGCATTCGTCGGGCTGGGCGGGAAGGACGCCGTAAAGACCTGCGTTTCCATCTTCGTCGGATTCACACTGGCCTGCGTCGGCATGGATACCGTCACGGGTCAGCTCCGCCTGACGTTCGGGTCGATCGACCTGATGGGCGGGTTCAACTTCATCGTAGCGGTCATCGGTCTATTCGGCCTCGGCGAGATCTTCCTCACGGTTGAGGAAGGCCTTAAGATCGAAGGCAAGGCCGGCAGGATCACCTTGAAAGACATAGCGAACGGATCGCTGGAAGTGTTCAAGAACTACAAGGCGCTGGTTCTCGGCATGATCATCGGGTGCTGGATGGGTCTGAAGCCCGGCGGCGCCACTCCCGCTTCCTTCATGGCGTACGGCTTCGCCAAGCAGGGGGCCAAGGACAAGGATTCGTTCGGAAAGGGCGCTCCGGAGGGCATCGTCGCCCCCGAAGCGGCCGCTCACGGGGCCGGTACCTCGGCGGCCCTCCCCATGATCACCCTGGGAATCCCCGGATCCCCGACCATGGCCGTCATCATGGGCGGTCTCATGATCTTCGGCCTTGTGCCGGGACCGATGCTCTTCAAGGAACATGCCGATTTCGTCTGGGGCTTCATTGGAAGCTGCTGGATCGGGAATACCCTTGGCCTGTTCATCGTCATGGCATTCGCGCCGCTTTTCGCGGCGATCCTCAAGGTCCGTTTCGCGATCATCATGCCCATCATCGTGTACGTCTGCGCGATCGGCGCCTACGCCGTGAACAACCGCATGATCGACATCTATTACATGATCATCTTCGGAGTCTTCGGGTACCTGTTCAAGAAGCTCGATTACCCGCTCGCCCCCATGGTCCTGGCCCTCGTCCTGGGCGACATGGCCGAGTCGGCGCTGCGGCAGGCGCTCCTGATCTCTGGCGGAAGTCCTCTCGTCCTGTTCGCGCCCCCGATCGCGCTGCCGCTCATGATTGCAGCGATCATCATCTTTTTCTGGCCCACGATTTCCGATTTCCTCGCGAAAAGGAAGGCGAAGAGCAGCGTCGGACCGGGTTAA
- a CDS encoding TerC family protein, which yields MFDASWLNLFSFESFLPQLLGAGVNMPSEMPPGAIDLGILGWISFDWTFISALLSIIMIDLVLAGDNAVVIAMAVRNLPSKQRKWGIILGAGAAVLLRVVCTAFVAQMLRIPLLKFVGGALIAWIAVKLLTQGHQEEKTGEANNLYEAIKLIVIADLVMSLDNMLAVGGASKGNVFLLLFGLGLSIPLVVGTSHLLSYLMDKYPIIITIGAAVLGKVAGEMMITDPFVVKWFAPPVWLKYVVEVLFIVGVVVIGKLIMKKKKAEAEAVTAEVTAE from the coding sequence ATGTTTGATGCGAGTTGGCTGAACCTGTTTTCCTTCGAAAGCTTCCTGCCCCAGCTCCTGGGCGCAGGCGTCAACATGCCGTCCGAGATGCCGCCGGGCGCGATCGACCTGGGCATCTTGGGGTGGATCTCCTTCGACTGGACGTTCATCTCCGCGCTGTTGAGCATCATCATGATCGACCTGGTCCTGGCCGGCGACAACGCCGTCGTCATCGCCATGGCCGTGCGCAACCTTCCCTCGAAGCAGAGGAAATGGGGCATCATCCTCGGGGCGGGCGCCGCGGTCCTGCTGCGGGTCGTCTGCACCGCGTTCGTTGCACAGATGCTGAGAATCCCCCTCCTGAAGTTCGTCGGCGGCGCTCTGATCGCCTGGATCGCAGTGAAGCTGCTGACGCAGGGACACCAGGAGGAGAAGACGGGCGAGGCCAACAATCTCTACGAGGCGATCAAGCTGATCGTCATCGCGGACCTGGTCATGAGCCTCGACAACATGCTGGCGGTCGGCGGCGCCTCCAAGGGGAACGTGTTCCTGCTGCTCTTCGGGCTGGGTTTGAGCATCCCCCTGGTCGTCGGCACCAGCCATCTCCTCTCGTACCTGATGGACAAGTACCCGATCATCATCACCATCGGCGCCGCGGTCCTCGGGAAGGTCGCGGGCGAGATGATGATCACCGATCCGTTCGTCGTGAAATGGTTTGCTCCGCCCGTGTGGCTCAAGTACGTCGTTGAGGTCCTGTTCATCGTCGGCGTCGTCGTCATCGGGAAGCTGATCATGAAGAAGAAGAAGGCCGAGGCGGAAGCCGTGACCGCGGAAGTCACGGCCGAGTAA